CCGCAGAAGGGGGAGGACGATCGGATGGCGCAGACCGAGATACCGGGCACCGGGACGGTGCCCCGCACCCGGCTGCGCTGGTGGACCGAACTGCCACTGCTCCTGCTGGTCTACGGCTGTTACTCGGCCGGCCGCCTCGTCGTGCGCGGTGACGTGGACGACGCCGTCGAGCACGGCCTGACCCTGCTGCGCGCCGAGAAGCTGCTCCACCTGAACGCCGAGCACCCCCTCAACCGCCTGTTCACCCGCGAGCCCTGGCTCGGGATACCCGCGGACTTCTGGTACGCCTCGCTGCACTACCTGGTCACGCCCGCGATCCTGGTGTGGCTGTTCCGGTACCGCGCCGAGTACTACCGGCGTGCCCGCACCTGGCTGATGACGTCCACGTTCATCGGCCTGATCGGCTTCACCCTGGTGCCGACCTGCCCGCCGCGGCTGCTCGCCGCCGGCGAGGGCTTCGTGGACACCATGGCCCACTACAGCGCGTACGGCTGGTGGGGCGGCGACGCCAGCGCGCCGCGGGGCCTGGGCGGCATGACCAACCAGTACGCGGCCATGCCGAGTCTGCACGTCGGCTGGGCGCTGTGGTGCGGGGTGATGCTGTGGCGGCACGGCGGCACCCGGCTCACCAAGGTCCTCGCCGTGGTGTACCCGCTGGGCACCGCGCTCGTCGTGATGGGCACCGCCAACCACTATCTGCTGGACGCGCTCGCCGGCATCGCCGTGATGGGCGTCGGTCACCTGCTCGCGCCGTGGGTGACGCGGGCCGCCGACCTGGTGCGGGCCCGGCTGTTCCCGGGGTCCGCGCGGGGCGCGGGTTCCCCGATTGTCAGTGGCGGATGCAAGACTTCCGCGGGTGAGCGAATTCCACGGCAGCGCGAGTCGCGGCCCGGCGCCCCAGCCGAGCCGGACGCCTCCCCCACCGACGCGGGCGAAGGGG
This Streptomyces misionensis DNA region includes the following protein-coding sequences:
- a CDS encoding phosphatase PAP2 family protein, encoding MAQTEIPGTGTVPRTRLRWWTELPLLLLVYGCYSAGRLVVRGDVDDAVEHGLTLLRAEKLLHLNAEHPLNRLFTREPWLGIPADFWYASLHYLVTPAILVWLFRYRAEYYRRARTWLMTSTFIGLIGFTLVPTCPPRLLAAGEGFVDTMAHYSAYGWWGGDASAPRGLGGMTNQYAAMPSLHVGWALWCGVMLWRHGGTRLTKVLAVVYPLGTALVVMGTANHYLLDALAGIAVMGVGHLLAPWVTRAADLVRARLFPGSARGAGSPIVSGGCKTSAGERIPRQRESRPGAPAEPDASPTDAGEGAPAPAR